The segment GCGCCCGAAAAGCGACGCCGCATGAAAGGAGGCGCTATGAGCAGGAAGGAGCTTAGCCAGGATCAGCGCGACCAGCTTGCCAAGCTGGCTGATTTGCCTGACGACGAAATCGATACTTCCGACATTCCAGAAGCCCCGACCGAGAACTGGGTTCACGCTCGCCGCGGGCATCTCTATCGACCGCTCAAGCAACCGGTGACCATTCGGCTCGACGCGGATGTGCTGTCCTGGTTCAAGGAGCATGTCGAGGGTGGCGGCTATCAAACCGAGATCAATCGCGTGCTCCGTCGTCATGTGGCGGAGCAGGAAAAGCGGCGGTCCTAAGCGCTTCAGCTAAGCGGTCG is part of the Mesorhizobium sp. L-2-11 genome and harbors:
- a CDS encoding BrnA antitoxin family protein, whose amino-acid sequence is MSRKELSQDQRDQLAKLADLPDDEIDTSDIPEAPTENWVHARRGHLYRPLKQPVTIRLDADVLSWFKEHVEGGGYQTEINRVLRRHVAEQEKRRS